The genome window CCGTGATACTTGCTGACGGAACAACGCAAACCGTTACTACTATTCAAGAGCTAGAAAATGCTATTGAAACAGCTGAAGACAGTTGTGATGAAGACGACGATTATGATTATGATGATGACGATTGTGATACTTGTACAACAGCTGATTTAGATCGTATTTTTGCTGCTTGTCTACAATTTGAAGTAGACGACTTAACAAGAAATGATACCGATCTTGAAGATAACTATGCAGGATATGTTTTTACATTTAACAATGATGGAACCATAACGGTTGTTGAAAACACCACTACATGGAATGGATCCTGGTCAGCTTCAGGGACTGCAAATGATATTGATATCATCATAAATATAAACGGTTTACCAGATTTTAATGCCAGCTGGAACTTGCATGAAATCGAACAAGAATTAGGAGAAACTGAAGTTGAGCTAAGACTAGGTGATGATCGTTTAAGCTTTGAAAGCGATTGTTAAATCGCTTTCAATCATCAAACCAACCGATTGATGACCTATTCCAAAAATAGAACTTGATATTTTGAAAAAGAAAGAAAACATCTATCTTACTGATGGATGAAAACTGAAGAGCCAGCCCTATAATTATGACTGGCTCTTTTTGTTGTACGAGCTTTCTGAATTAAACTTTATAAGTCTGAAATGTATTTTTTAGTTCAAATATGGTGATTCTTATTACTTCTGTAAACCAATTTATAAACTGGGATTTAAGCTTATATTTGCAGCTTTCTAAAATGGTATATTCCGCAGTACTTTTTCTATGACATTACATGTCCAAATTACCCCAAGAGCATAAATTTATTGATCTCTCCGATTACGGAAGACCAGTAGCAAAGATGATCGCCAACTCCTTAAAAAACACTTCGTTCACGCCTATTCATGTGACCATAGGTTTTATCATATCCGGACTCATAGCTATTTACTGTATTCTACAAGAGTACTTTTGGCTGGCTGGATTCTTTTTGATATTCAAATCCATACTTGATGCCGCAGATGGTGAGCTGGCTCGCGTAAAACAAAAACCATCCTACACGGGTCGTTATTTAGATTCGGTGTCAGACATTATCCTAAACGCTTTGTTTTTCCTATCTATCTGGTTCATTACAGATACTCCTATATGGATCTGTATTACCGCCTTTTTAGGACTGCAGTTACAAGGAACACTGTACAACTACTACTACGTGATTTTGCGAAATAAATTTGATGGTGATACTACCAGTCGTGTATTTGAAACCAAAACACCAGTGGCATTAAAAGGCGAAAAACAACAACATGTCAATGTCCTTTTTAGTTTGTACCTATTCTTTTATGGGGCTTTTGATAAGACCATTTATACTTTAGATCGCAATGCAGG of Nonlabens sp. Ci31 contains these proteins:
- a CDS encoding CDP-alcohol phosphatidyltransferase family protein is translated as MSKLPQEHKFIDLSDYGRPVAKMIANSLKNTSFTPIHVTIGFIISGLIAIYCILQEYFWLAGFFLIFKSILDAADGELARVKQKPSYTGRYLDSVSDIILNALFFLSIWFITDTPIWICITAFLGLQLQGTLYNYYYVILRNKFDGDTTSRVFETKTPVALKGEKQQHVNVLFSLYLFFYGAFDKTIYTLDRNAGIGKIFPKWFMTSVSTFGLGFQLLIISVMLVLDFKALILPFFLAYTVMVFIFIGVRKAFY